The sequence CGGCGACAAGGTCAAGGTGCCCCTGGTGGTGCGCCTTGACGGCACCAACGCCGAGGAGGGCCGGGCGCTGCTGGCCGGCTCGCCGTCCGACAAGGTGGTCCCGGCGGCCACCATGCTCGACGCCGCCCGCAAGGCGGTCGAGCTGGCCGGCGCCGGCGCCGACACGAAGGAAGGTGCCTGAGCCATGGCCATCCTCGTCGACTCCGAGACCCGGCTGGTCGTGCAGGGCCTGACCGGGCGCGAGGGCCGCTTCCACGCCCTGCGCAACCGCGAGTACGGGACCAACCTGGTCGCCGGGGTCACCCCGGGCAAGGCCGGCCAGGACGTCGACGGCGTCCCCGTGTTCAACACCGTGGCCGCCGCCGTGGCCGAGGCCGGCGCCAACACCTCGCTGATCTTCGTGCCCGCCCGCTTCGCCGTCGACGCCCTCTACGAGGCTGCCGACGCCGGCATCGGGGTGGTCGTGCTGATCACCGAGAACATCCCCGTGCTGGACATGACCAGGGCCTACAACTACATCAGGGCCAAGGGGGTGGCCCTGGTCGGGCCGAACTGCCCCGGGGTCATCTCGCCCGGCAAGGCGAACGTCGGCATCATCCCCGGCGAGATCACCCACGCCGGGCCGGTCGGCCTGGTGTCGCGGTCGGGCACCCTGACCTACCAGGTGATGTACGAGATGGCGGCGGCCGGGGTCGGCCAGACGACCTGCGTCGGCATCGGCGGCGACCCGGTGGTCGGGTCCAGCTTCGTCGACATCCTCGGGCGCTTCCAGGACGACCCCGAGACCGAGGCCGTGGTGATGATCGGCGAGATCGGCGGCGACGAGGAGGAGCGGGCGGCCCGCTTCATCTCCGAGCGGATGGACAAGC comes from Actinomycetota bacterium and encodes:
- the sucD gene encoding succinate--CoA ligase subunit alpha, which translates into the protein MAILVDSETRLVVQGLTGREGRFHALRNREYGTNLVAGVTPGKAGQDVDGVPVFNTVAAAVAEAGANTSLIFVPARFAVDALYEAADAGIGVVVLITENIPVLDMTRAYNYIRAKGVALVGPNCPGVISPGKANVGIIPGEITHAGPVGLVSRSGTLTYQVMYEMAAAGVGQTTCVGIGGDPVVGSSFVDILGRFQDDPETEAVVMIGEIGGDEEERAARFISERMDKPVVAYIAGFEAPPGKRMGHAGAIISGSSGTAQAKAEALEAAGVRVGRNPTETAELAVSAVKER